The following coding sequences are from one Coffea arabica cultivar ET-39 chromosome 11e, Coffea Arabica ET-39 HiFi, whole genome shotgun sequence window:
- the LOC113718796 gene encoding protein RGF1 INDUCIBLE TRANSCRIPTION FACTOR 1 — translation MVGCAVRLKKRKPEWLNTLLDSKFFGSCAAHHDLRKNEKNIFCIDCNLGLCKHCMSSSSPHCLHQWFQICKYVYHDVVRLQDIQKHLDCSKIQTYKINGEKAIHLNPRPQTKDIKIQKSKGGATCDACGRHIQDLPNNFCSIACKVSMVKEMSKEKNCRKTPISGFDNTCLKENEDEDQSISLSESSECFFPPFGARKRYKRREDSLMSREGRAFGAFEASYHGSYE, via the exons ATG GTTGGATGTGCGGTAAGATTGAAGAAGAGAAAGCCAGAGTGGCTGAATACTTTGTTGGACAGCAAATTTTTTGGTTCATGTGCTGCTCACCATGATCTTAGGAAGAATGAAAAGAACATTTTTTGTATTGATTGTAATCTTGGCTTGTGCAAGCACTGTatgtcttcttcttctcctcatTGCCTTCACCAATGGTTTCAAATCTGCAAATATGTCTATCATGATGTTGTTCGCCTGCAAGACATTCAGAAGCATCTTGATTGCTCCAAAATTCAA ACTTACAAAATTAATGGAGAAAAAGCAATACATTTGAATCCAAGGCCTCAAACTAAAGACATCAAAATTCAGAAATCAAAGGGTGGCGCCACATGTGATGCTTGTGGAAGGCATATACAAGACTTGCCTAACAACTTTTGTTCCATTGCATGCAAA GTGTCTATGGTTAAGGAAATGTCTAAAGAAAAGAACTGTAGAAAGACTCCAATTTCCGGATTTGATAATACGTGTTTGAAGGAGAATGAAGATGAGGATCAATCCATTTCTTTATCAGAGTCTTCTGAG TGTTTTTTCCCCCCGTTTGGTGCAAGGAAAAGGTATAAAAGGAGAGAAGATTCTCTCATGTCGAGGGAAGGACGTGCTTTCGGTGCATTTGAAGCGAGTTACCATGGATCTTATGAATAA
- the LOC113719534 gene encoding miraculin-like, whose protein sequence is MKLSYLKLGLLFSILLSFSCSTFSQSTAAARINFALDADGHQLQSGTKYYIYPSQGGNGGGLALSAKDFACPFYVMQENLEASNGVPLRLLPVDNRQQSISLSTDLNIAFNAATICVQSTAWKLGPIDENSGRRYVMSNGVIGRPGADTLSSWFKIERDGSGNGYKIVYCPGVCGSCKVGCGDIGVFIENGKKWLGLSDDPFVFVFKKA, encoded by the coding sequence ATGAAGTTATCCTACCTTAAACTTGGGCTTCTATTCTCCATATTGCTTTCATTTTCTTGTTCAACATTCTCTCAATCCACAGCAGCAGCAAGAATCAACTTTGCACTAGATGCAGATGGCCATCAACTCCAATCAGGCACAAAATACTACATATATCCAAGCCAGGGTGGGAATGGAGGAGGGCTAGCCTTATCAGCTAAAGATTTCGCGTGCCCGTTTTATGTCATGCAAGAAAATCTTGAAGCCTCAAATGGTGTTCCGCTAAGATTATTGCCTGTGGACAACAGACAGCAGAGCATAAGTTTGTCTACTGATCTCAATATTGCCTTCAATGCAGCAACCATTTGTGTGCAATCAACCGCCTGGAAACTCGGACCCATCGATGAAAATTCGGGGCGGAGATATGTGATGAGCAATGGTGTAATTGGCCGTCCCGGAGCTGATACTTTGAGCAGTTGGTTCAAAATAGAGAGAGATGGAAGTGGGAATGGATACAAGATTGTGTATTGTCCTGGAGTTTGTGGCTCCTGCAAGGTTGGGTGTGGAGACATTGGTGTGTTTattgaaaatgggaaaaaatggCTTGGTTTGAGTGATGATCCATTTGTTTTTGTATTCAAGAAAGCCTAG
- the LOC113717945 gene encoding AP-1 complex subunit sigma-1-like translates to MIHFVLLISRQGKVRLTKWYSPYPQKERTKVIRELSGLILTRGPKLCNFVEWRGFKVVYRRYASLYFCMCINQDDNELEILEIIHHYVEILDRYFGSVCELDLIFNFHKAYYILDELLIAGELQESSKKTVARHIAAQDSLVETAKEQASSLSNIIAEATK, encoded by the exons atg ATTCACTTTGTGCTTCTAATTAGCCGACAAGGAAAAGTGAGGTTGACAAAGTGGTATTCACCTTATCCCCAGAAGGAAAGAACTAAG GTTATCCGGGAGCTTAGTGGTTTAATTCTCACTCGAGGTCCCAAGCTTTGTAACTTTGTGGAATGGAGGGGATTCAAGGTCGTTTATAGAAG ATATGCCAGCCTTTATTTCTGCATGTGCATCAACCAGGATGACAATGAATTGGAAATCCTTGAAATCATTCACCATTATGTTGAGATTCTAGATCGTTATTTTGGAAGT GTTTGTGAGCTAGATTTGATCTTCAACTTCCACAAG GCTTATTACATTTTGGATGAACTACTGATTGCTGGTGAGCTTCAAGAATCTAGCAAGAAAACTGTAGCACGTCATATAGCTGCACAG GATTCTTTGGTGGAGACTGCCAAAGAACAGGCAAGTTCTTTGAGTAACATAATCGCTGAGGCAACAAAATGA
- the LOC113718471 gene encoding PHD finger protein At2g01810-like, translating to MGSFKNLNYGPFRENIRLFLQEFAEKFEDNTVPGWGHHFVSKRKYHLIIPEVDYWKKPLKDNFLDVRTHILYGLIHCNGYGHLICINGVEAASNFLSETDAMNLWDRICSTLCTRKVSVRDEINLRLLYVVGYGQSWYGKWGYKFSHGTFGVRKGKYESAVEYLRSLNLDKIISDFKNKSKGRRIKQIIIKYRGVVDIPLITLSDLLKFMLGFGGRARVQGKTENKVVKSSCQHVLKRRDNEEPISFDALVTSIANSCRWPARRVEHVLKQIVNLLKQNKGDCDGNYGVSRYEMREELRKCVGDTGLIDFVLKSVTCFAIGNYVVRRSVNSSTRRFEFSIQEVLEEAEPDCRWPEERVEHASEVTANILTENSDEENTMPWRELQDKARECLGETQLNDCVEHSMDNPMIRNQSISRTKNPPTKKVELPIQGLIKDAQNDTVECNVAEDALYLYRSVLFGYGDTHRVSLATKAIMVSKYFVKEWCFKERNLDPLIALSCLFLPSFDELETELMRPLSPAVVVVVHPSSTIGELKVVAQAAFMDTYCIMDKFVASQIGGLKKIDENKVVCHSIEPSSPVWVRGSGLDLGTTLRYEDGAQRLTVDCCCGAKFDDGERLATCEVCNVSQHTRCSGIADKEDAPSDFLCSDCVAVSRRK from the exons ATGGGCTCATTTAAAAATCTTAATTATGGTCCATTTAGAGAAAATATCCGTTTGTTTCTTCAAGAATTTGCAGAAAAATTTGAAGATAATACAGTTCCCG GATGGGGTCATCATTTTGTATCTAAAAGAAAGTATCATCTGATTATTCCTGAAGTTGATTATTGGAAAAAGCCATTGAAGGACAACTTCTTGGATGTTCGAACTCATATTTTGTACGGTTTGATCCATTGCAACGGGTATGGACATCTGATTTGCATCAATGGAGTCGAAGCGGCATCCAATTTTCTCAGTGAAACTGATGCTATGAACCTATGGGATCGAATTTGCTCAACACTTTGCACCAG GAAAGTTTCAGTGCGGGATGAAATAAATCTGAGATTGTTGTATGTTGTTGGATATGGGCAGAGTTGGTACGGTAAGTGGGGCTACAAATTTAGCCATGGAACTTTTGGAGTTAGGAAGGGTAAGTATGAGTCGGCAGTTGAGTATCTGAGGTCATTAAACCTTGATAAGATTATTTCTGATTTCAAGAATAAAAGCAAAGGAAGAAGAATTAAGCAGATTATCATTAAGTATAGAGGCGTGGTGGATATTCCGCTGATTACCTTAAGTGATTTGTTGAAGTTCATGCTTGGATTTGGAGGGCGAGCTCGAGTACAGGGAAAAACAGAGAACAAAGTGGTTAAAAGTAGTTGCCAACATGTTTTAAAGAGGAGGGACAATGAAGAGCCAATAAGTTTTGATGCACTTGTGACTTCAATAGCTAACAGCTGTAGGTGGCCAGCAAGGAGGGTTGAGCATGTGCTAAAGCAAATTGTGAATCTGCTGAAACAAAATAAGGGGGATTGTGATGGAAATTATGGGGTTTCCAGGTATGAAATGCGTGAAGAGCTACGAAAATGTGTTGGAGATACAGGTTTGATTGATTTTGTGCTCAAATCTGTCACCTGCTTTGCAATAGGCAATTATGTTGTTCGTCGTTCAGTTAATTCATCTACCAGAAGATTCGAATTTAGCATTCAAGAAGTTCTTGAAGAGGCTGAACCAGATTGCCGGTGGCCTGAAGAAAGAGTAGAGCATGCATCAGAGGTAACTGCCAATATTTTGACAGAAAATAGCGATGAGGAGAATACCATGCCATGGAGAGAGTTGCAGGACAAGGCTAGGGAGTGCTTGGGTGAAACTCAGCTGAATGATTGTGTGGAACATTCAATGGATAATCCCATGATTAGAAACCAAAGCATTTCTCGAACAAAGAATCCTCCAACCAAAAAGGTTGAACTCCCAATTCAAGGCTTGATTAAAGATGCACAGAATGACACTGTGGAATGCAATGTGGCTGAGGACGCTCTGTACTTGTACAGGAGTGTGCTATTTGGTTACGGAGATACTCATCGAGTAAGTTTGGCAACTAAGGCTATCATGGTCTCCAAGTATTTTGTGAAAGAATGGTGTTTTAAGGAACGTAATTTGGATCCATTAATTGCACTATCATGCCTATTCCTTCCTAGTTTTGATGAGTTAGAGACAGAACTGATGAGGCCTTTATCACCAGCTGTAGTAGTTGTTGTACATCCTTCTAGTACCATAGGTGAACTGAAAGTTGTTGCTCAAGCTGCATTCATGGATACATATTGCATTATGGACAAATTTGTAGCGAGTCAAATTGGAGGCCTGAAGAAAATAGATGAAAATAAGGTGGTTTGTCATAGCATTGAGCCCAGTAGTCCTGTTTGGGTGAGGGGTTCAGGGCTGGACTTGGGAACAACACTGAGATATGAAGATGGGGCTCAAAGATTGACTGTGGACTGCTGCTGTGGGGCTAAATTTGATGATGGGGAGAGATTGGCAACTTGTGAAGTGTGCAATGTGTCTCAGCATACGAGGTGCAGTGGCATTGCTGATAAGGAGGATGCACCCTCAGATTTTCTGTGCTCAGATTGTGTAGCTGTATCACGTAGGAAATAG